GGATATTACGCTGTGGGGTCTGTTTCCAGCCGTGGGTTTTGCGGCACTGCGGGCAACGGTTTCAGCTTTGTCTCAAGCCCGCCCAGTTATGATCATTGTCGTATTAGGAACTGCATTTAATATCACCTGGAATTACATTCTCGGCTTTGGCAAGCTTGGCTTTCCCAAAATGGGTCTTGCAGGATTGGCTGTAGCCAGTGTGGTTACGTTATGGGGTATGTTCCTGGCCTTGGCACTGTATATTTTGACAAACAAGAATTTAAAGCACTACCGCATTTTTCAAGAACTGCATCGAATTAGACCTCACATCCTCAAAAAGTTAGCCTGGGTGGGCGTGCCAATCGGCTTATTCTCTGGACTTGAAACCGGATTCTTCATGGTGATTACTTTCTGGATGGGATTGTTGGGAACTGAGGTGTTAGCTGCCCATCAGATTGTGTTTCAAACCATTCTTGTTGTGTTCATGGTTCCCTTAGGGATCTCCTACGCCACAACAGTACGAGTCGGACAATGGTTAGGACGGCGCGATCACACAGGTATTCAACAAGCAGCATTAGTTAGCATGAGTGTTAGTACCGTCTTCATGGTTGGTGTGTCAACTATTTTTCTCTGCTTCCCTGAATTCATTATTGGTCTTTACATTGATACCACCAATCCCGTCAATGCAAACATTGTTGCGATCGCACTTCCGCTATTGATCGTTGCAGCAATCGCCCAAGTTCTCGATGGCTTTCAAAAAGCAGTTTATGGTTCTCTACAAGGACTACAGGATACTCAAATTCCAATGTTGTTAAATGTGTTGGGATACTGGGGAATTGGTTTGTTAGTAGGTTATATATTGGGCTTTCAGTTGCAGATGGGAGGTGTCGGCTTGTGGATTGGGCAGTCAGTATCGATCGCTTTTGTTGCAGGGCTGTTTATCTGGCGATTCTGGCGTTTGGTTAGACATCAGAAGCTTACCCAACTGATATAGACAAGCTCTAGGCTTCAAGATTTTTTCTAGCTACGCTCTGTACTGTTATTGGCTGGAAACAAACTCTCAATCCTCAATTCTTGCAAAGTAATGTCGTAAGGTGTGCCGAGGGTAAGGGCCGCACCCGTTTTATATTTATACTGTTAATCACTAACAGCTTAGCTAGACATTTTTTTGATTCTCGATGTACTGCTCTACAACTGAAACCGGGATATCACCGACAGTTGAAACAAAGTAGCTGTTTGTCCATAAAGTCGGCAAGCGACTTTTAAGCCAAGGAAATTCTTGCCTCAGAAATCTTGATGAACGTCCTTTCATGTTCCGCACCAGCTTAGCAATACCGTATTGCGGGTCAATTTCGACTAGGAGACAAACGTGATCAGGCATAATCTCTAGCTGTAGAAGTTCACCTGTTGCTTCACTGACCACTTCATATAAAAGCTCTTTGAGCCGAACATCAACCCCATTAACTAACACTTTACGACGATATTTCGGACACCAAACAACATAATACTTACAGGAGTAGACAACGTTTATATTAGACTTGAGTGCTTGAGCCATTGCCTTTTTTCCAAGTGATACCCGCTCGGTTCTGGAGCGGGTATCGGAATTATTCTTTACACCTCAGCAGGCTGTTTTTGTGTCTCTAGCCATTCGTCATAAGCGGATTGATCACCACCAAACGAATCAATAGAGACTTGGCGCTCTGGCATTGGTTTCAACGGTGCGTTGATGGGGCTGTATTTGCAGTAGCAAAGCACAACTAGATCAAAATCACCCATCGGAACATCAGGAGCATACGTTTCAACCCGTGAAACCTCCCAATCCCCTTGTCGATAATGAGTGCTGTACCCATGTTCATCGGGGTTATGCAGCGCGTCTACCCTAATAAACTCGGTCGGTCGATAGCCTGGTTCTGGAATTGGCTTGTCTGAAGAATCGAAGTGTTCAGCTAAAATTCGAGTTAAACTCTGAGTGTGTTGTAGCTTCCGCTCCTTCCAACCTAGTTCACGCTTTTCAGCCCGAAAGATAATATATTTACGCATTATCGTCTTCCTCTTTGGCAGTGTCGTAGTAGGACTTTGGAAACTCGGTCTTACCGTCAAAAACGCAATCAACCTCTAAAATCGGGTCCGGGGTTATTTCAACCCGTACAAGCTCCCAGCCGTATTTGCGCTCCATCTCTTCACAGCAGCCTTCGTCCACTGCGGCGTGGCGAGACACTTCCTCAGCTTCGTCATATCTGGGTTTTGGCATACTTATATTGCTCCTAGTTCGGTCTAGTCGGACTTTGGAGAAGTCGTCTCGGCTGAGTGTGTCCGCACTCACCGAGGCGCATTTCATATCTTAATTATACAGGTACCTGTCTGTATACTGTTTTAGTCGGACTGACCTTTATATTTAAGGCTTGAAATGCCTTCATTTCAAAGGTTTCAGCATGGTGCTCTTGTCTAGCAGCACTGTGAGCCGAAAGACCCTAATTGAGGCAGTGAAGCTGATAGCTCGCTCTCTGGCGGCGTTGAGCAACATCATGGGACTAGATCCAACCCACAGGCCTAAGCGGGTATATCGGGATGAGGCGATCGCACTCCTTACCCTGATAAGCTTTGTCGAGGGCACCGCTGCATAAGACAATCTGCGCCCTCGACGCCTACCGCACGATCGCTATCCTCCTCCAAGTCGCGGGCTGGCTTGCTGTCCTCGCCTGCCTCTATTCCCTCCAAGCAAGCCGGGCCACTCGTCGCGTCTACGAAGCCGAATGGGCCACTGAAGCCTACGCACTGGTCCGCCGCATCGACCATGCCCTAGCCCCTGCCGATGGCCCCACGGCCCCGCTGCTGCCACCACCGTCACCACCACCACTGCTGCCGCTGCCCCCGCCATCCACTCCGACCAGGTGCAGGCCATCCTCAACAGCACCGGCACCGCGACCAACAAACTCCGTGCTCTCGCTACCCTCGCCAACCTCCAATGGCGGCACTCCAGAGGTCACAAACAACACATGCATAACAGCGACATCCGCTCTGCTCTCGCTACCGTCTTCGCCGCTGACATCCTCACTCAACTCTCCTAAACACCTTTCCCCTGGGCGTGGAGAACCCCCAGGGCTAACGCGATCGCATTGGCATGCGCTGGATAACACTCCGGACAGTTTCTGATGGTCAACGGCAAAATGATGTTGGGCAGATTCTTCAGGAGGCAAACAATTCCCGTTAGGAGTCAAGATACTCCGTTTAGGAATCCTTTGGGGGCGGGCAAATCGGTAAGCTGTGAGCTGGGTTCTTTGCGAGGTAGGCTCGCTATGGGGGCAATGACACCCGGATATCGAACGATTTTGGAGTCCTATCTGAAACCGCAGCGGGGGCAGTTTGGGGGGTTGGCGCTAACTTTGCTGGGGGGCATTGGCTTGCAGCTAGTGAATCCTCAGATTTTGCGCTACTTCATTGATGCAGCGATCGCAGGCGGGCAGCAGCGCTCGCTGCTGCTGGCGGCGGGGGCTTTTGTGGCGATCGCACTGGTGCAGCAGGGGCTGGCGATCGCCACCACCTACGTCAGCGAAACCATTGCCTGGCGCGCGACCAACACCCTACGCCTTGACCTGGCCCGCCACGCCCTGGGTCTAGACCTGGCCTTTCACAAAGCCCACACCCCCGGCGAACTGGTGGAGCGAGTCGATGGCGATGTCGATGCCCTGTCGCGGTTTTTCTCGCAGTTTGTGCTGCAGGTGGTGGGCAACGGGTTACTGGTCGTGGGCGTGCTGACGATTCTATGGTTTGAAGACTGGCGGGCCGGGCTGAGCCTGAGCCTGTTTGCCCTGGTGGCCTTTGGCGTGCTGGGCAGTCTGCAAACCCTGGCCGTTGGCCCCTGGGGCACCTACCGCCAGATCAGCGCCGAGTTCTACGGCTTTGTGGCCGAGCACCTCAGCGGCCTCGAAGACATCCGCGCCAACGGGGCCGTTGGCTACGTGATGGATCGGTTTTACACCATTCTGCGGCGGTGGCTGGCGGCCTTTCACCAGGCCCGCTTTACCAGCACATTGCTGTGGGGCAGCACCGTAGGGCTGTTTACGCTGGGCAATGCGATCGCCCTGGCCGTCGGGGCCTACCTCTGGAGCCAAGCCGCCATCACCATCGGCACCGTCTACCTGCTCTTCTACTACGCCGCTCTGCTGCAAGACCCGATCGAGCGTATCCGCGAAGAGCTGGAGCAGCTTCAGCAGGCCCAGGCCAGTATCCAGCGTATTCAGGATCTATTCGGGCATCGGCCCCAAGTTAACCCTGGCGGTCAGGCCGTTCTACCTAACGGGGCGCTGTCGGTGGAGTTTCAGGAGGTTTGGTTTGGGTATAGGGATGGGGCAGGTGAAGAGGTGAAGAGGTGGGGAGGTGAAGAAGTCAGTAAGATGCTCAAGCCTACCCCTCCACTCCTTCACTCCTTTACTCCTTTACTCCAAAACCTCACACTCCACATCCCCGCCGGGCAAACCCTCGGCCTACTGGGTCGCACGGGTAGCGGCAAGAGCACCCTGGCACGGTTGCTGCTGCGACTGTACGATATTCAGCGGGGGCAGATTCGCTTGGGTGGGGTCGATATCAGCCAAGTGTCGAGGGTAGAATTGCCGCACCATGTGGGGTTTGTAACTCAGGATGTGCAGTTGTTTCAGACCAGCGTGCGGAACAATCTGACGTTTTTTAATGGGCACATTCGCGATCGCACTATTCTACAAACCCTGGAGGAGCTGGGCCTGATGCCCTGGCTAGAGGCGCTACCTGCGGGGCTGAACACAGAACTGGGGGCCGACAGCGGCGGGCTGTCGGCGGGGCAGGCGCAGCTGCTGGCGTTCGCGCGGGTGTTTCTGAGGAATCCGGGGCTGGTGGTGCTGGATGAAGCCTCATCGCGGCTGGATCCGCAGACGGAGCAGCTGATTGAGCGGGCGGTGGATCGGCTGTTGGAAAACCGCACGGGGATTATCATTGCCCACCGGCTGAAGACCGTGGAGCGGGCCGACCAGATTTTGATTTTGGAGCAGGGGCGGGCGGTGGAGTACGGCGATCGCATCACGCTGGCGCAAAAGCCCACCTCTCGCTTTGCCCAGTTGCTTAGAGCGGGCTCTGCCGTTGAGCTGGCGTAGCGCAAGAGCTTGACGCACCGACCCAACCAGTTGAGAATGCTTATCATTAACCGCAGTTAACTCTCTGGCCGTGATGCTTTGGGAGTGTAAATCGCAGACCTTGAACTTACTATGGCGATCGCTCTTTCTCAGTCTGACTATCGGGCAATGCTTCAGGAGGGCGGCAATAATCAGCAGTTTGCACCCGGTGAGTTGGATGTAACTTGGCCCTATCCAACGCAGTTGGGCCGTGGGTCGGTTCGAGAGGCAAAACTGCGTGAGGGCTTACAACTAACGATCGCCAGCTACCAACTGCACCAGGATGTCATTGTTGAAATACCTGAGCGGGAGCACCCGCTAGAGTACGAATTCACCGTCATCCGCGACCATTCGCAGCCGTCAACGGGGGCTACAGATCATTACTTCTTCTCGGGTAGCGGCCTAGCAGACTCCGGCATTAACGAAGAACTGGCGGGGTGGCACGTTCTAGACGTGAGCTTTCATCTAGAGCCCAATTTGTTTTCCACCTGGATGGGCGATCGCCTAGAGCAGGCGGCACCCCCCGTTAAAGCCCTGGTCAACGACCTCAGCCAGGCTCGCTATACCTACGCTGCCTCGCCCACCGTGGCCATGCAGGCGGCCCTACAGCAGATTTTGAACTGCCCCTATACGGGCCTGACCCAGCAACTTTACCTAGAGAGCAAAATTTGGGAACTGATGGCTCTGCACCTGGATCAGATGTTGCAGCACCAGCCCGATCAGCCCCGGAAGCAAACCCTCAAACCCGACGATATTGAGCGCCTTCACTACGCCAGAGAAATCCTAAAGCAGCACCTCACCGATCCCCCCTCGCTGAACGGACTAGCTCGTCAGGTTGGCTTAAACGAATTTACTTTGAAGCAGGGATTCCGCCAACTCTTTGGCACTACGGTCTTTGGCTGCCTCCACCACTACCGTATGGAGTGCGCCAAGGCGCTATTGGCCGATAGCCGCTTCAATGTCACCGAAGTCGCCCGCGATGTGGGGTTTGCTAATCGGGGGCATTTTGCCGCAGCCTTTCGCAAAAAATTTGGCGTTAACCCCAAAACCTACTCCCTTATGACTAGAAGCACGCGGGCTAAAAATTCCGAGTTTGGATCAAAAAATTCCTTTTGCTGATCAAAGCGATCGCCCACGGCCTTCTGCCATCCAGTAAGCTTCTTGCAAGTGAGTTGCAATTGAGTCTGTGGGCTAAACGCCTACCAGCTCTAATATTTTGGTGTGTGGAGTGATGAATCAACTACAGCGATTGGCTTGGGTGGAGGGGGCTTTACTGGTGCTGATGGCTAGCCCAACTCAGGCAGAGCCAGCGCCAAAGATTGAAAGTCAGGGGGCAAGCCTTGTGACCGAAATGCCCCGTGGAGAAGCTACGGCGCAGGAGAGTGAAACAGCGGCAGCCCCAGCTCTCCTTAGCCAAATTGAGCAACCTGCCGACACGGTAGATGAATGGTCAGCTGAAATAGCCCAGGCAATAGCCCAAATTACAGCTGTGCGGCTTAATCCTACCGCTGACGGCGTGGAAATGGTTTTAGAAACATCGGCAGAGCTAGCGGCTTCGTCGTCGGTGGTGGGCAATGCGCTGATTGTGGATATCGCCAATGCAACGCTGACGCTGCCAGAGGGCGGTGAGTTTCAGGCTACTAACCCGGCTGAGGGCATTGCGCTGGTGAGCGTTGCACCGCTAGGAGATGGCGTGCGGGTGGCGATCACGGGCTCAGAGGCTCCGCCGACTGCGGCGATTAATGCAGCGGCGCAGCGCTTAGTGATGTCTGTCGCTAGAGGCACAGCCGCGGCAGCCCCTGACGAAGAAGCCATTCAGGTGGTGGTGACGGCCACCCGCAGCGAGGAAGAGGCGACGACAATTCCCCGATCGGTGACCGTCATTACCCAGCAGGAGATTCAGCAGCAGACCTCCGTCAGTCGAGATTTGAGCGATATTTTAGGGGCGCTGGTACCGGGTCTCGCGCCATCCTCAGAGCGGACGTTTACGGCGGCCTCGCTGCGGGGCCGAAACGCCGTTATTTTGATCGATGGGGTGCCGCAAAATGTCAACGTGCGCGACTTTGACCGCGAGCTGCGCACCCTCGACCCCAGCATTATTGAGCGCATTGAGGTGGTGCGCGGCCCCAGCGCTATCTACGGGGGTGGGGCAACCGGCGGCATCATCAACATCATTACGCGGCAGCCCGATGAGGCCGACTTTAGTGCCACCTCAGAGGTGAGCGTCAATTCTGCCCTGGGGAGCTTGCAGGGCGAGAGTTTTGGCTACTTTGTTCAGCAGACGGTCTCTGCCAGGGATGGCAATGCCGATATTTTGGCCTCGCTGTCGCGGGCTGATACGGGAGCCTCGTTTGATGGGCAGGGCGATCGCATTCCCACCATTCAAGGCACTGATGAGAGTGAGAATGTGTCTCTCTTTACCCGGTTAGGCTACAACCCCGACGAAAACCAGCGGCTTCAGTTTTCGCTCAACTACTACCGCGAAAGCCGCAACAGCGATGTGATTGCCGACCCCAGCGTTGACGACGAACCCGGCGAGCAAAAGGCGCGAGCCCTGCGGGTGGGGCAGCTGAGCTTTCCCGAAGGGGGTGGCCCCCAGGCCGATCGCAACGTGATTCTAAATCTCAGCTATCGCCACGACGACATTTTGAATGGCAGCCTCGATAGCCAGCTTTACTTCCGTGACAACTCATCCCGCAGCGACCCCCGCGATCGCCGTCCCCGACCCTTTGGCATTTTTCAAGGAGAGCTAGAGTCCCAAAACTGGGGCGGACGGCTCGCCCTCGATACGCCCCTGGCGGACAGCCTCAACCTGGTTTGGGGGGCTGACTACAACCACGAGACCACCGCCAATACCTATAACCTCTTTGACCCGGTCAGCTTCGACGACAGCAATGGTCGAGTCAACCGGCTGATCGAACAGCGACCCCTGGTGCCGCCCTATACCCTCAGCAGTCTGGGGCTGTTTTCTCAGCTCCAGTGGCAGACCACCGACTGGTTGGAGCTATCGGGGGGCGTACGCCACGAGCGCATTGGCTTCTCGGTGAGCGACTACACCACTTTTTTTGGCGAACCGATCGCAGGGGGCGATCGCAACTTTAGCGACACCGCCTTTAATGCTGGCGCCGTAGCCGATATCACCCCCGAAATCAGCCTATTTGCCAACGTTGCCCAGGGTTTTTCGGTGCCCGATTTTGGCGCGGTGTTAGGCTTTGCCGACCCCGACTTTGCGGTGAATTCAGATGTGCAAGCCAACCGGCCCCAGAAAGTCAGCGAGTATGAGGTCGGCATTCGCGGCGACTGGAACACGGTTCAGGCTTCAATTTCAGGGTTTTACAACACTTCCGAGTTAGGCTCTACCTTTGTGTTTGATGACGCCACTGGCCTCTACGACCTGGTGCGGGCACCCGAGCGCGTCTACGGCCTAGAGGCCACCCTGGATGTTCAGCCCAGCCCCACCTGGAGCCTGGGCACCACCCTCAGCTTGGTCGGTGGCGAAGCCGATTTAGACGACACCGGAGAGTACATCGCCATCAGCAGCACCCGCATTCAGCCCCTCAAGCTCACCGCTTACATCGAAAATGAAACCCTGCCGGGCTGGCGCAATCGCCTCCAACTGCTGTACGTGGGCAGCCGCAGCGCCGCCTTTGACGCCGAGGTTGACCCCAGCCCGATAAACAGCTACGCCGTGGTGGATTTGATCAGCAGCGTCGATGTCGGCCCCGGCACCTTAGACATTGGCATTGCTAACCTGTTCGATGCGTTCTATTTCCCGGCCTATGCCCAGCGTAGCAGCGGGTTTTCTGAAACTTTCAATAGCGCTGCGTCTGGGCGACGGGTGACCGTGGGGTATCGGGTGACGTTTTAGGAGTAGATGGGTAGGCGGGTAGGGGGTAGGCAGGTAAGGGGTGGGAGGGTAGATGGGTGGACGGGTGGGAGGGTAGATGGGTGGGAGGGTGGATGAGTAGGGACCGTTGACTCTTCATCTCTAAACCCCCAATCATCAATTACCTACCCATCCACCCCTTACCCATCCACCCATCTACTCTCCCACCCTCCCACTCATCCACAACGATCTATGACTCTAAAAAACTGGCTACTTCACGGACTGCTCATGGTGCTGGTAGCGGTGGGTGCGATCGCCTGTCAGACTTCCCCCATCGCCAATCCGGCTCCCGTCGACTGCCGTATGGTGCAGCATCCCTTGGGGGAAACCTGTGTGCCCATGCAGCCGAGTCGGGTGGTGGCCCTAGATCACACGGCGGCGGTTAATTTGCTGTCGTTGGGGGTGATGCCTGCGGGGGTGGCCAGCAATCTGTTGCCCCAGCTAGCCGAGCGGCTGCCAGATGTACCGCGTTTGGGGCAGAGCGCTCAGATCAATCTGGAAGCGTTGGCGGTGCTCCAGCCTGATTTGATTATCGGGGCCGCCTCAGATCTAGAGGATACCTACGACAAGCTATCGGCGATCGCCCCCACCGTGGCCTTTGAGATGCAAACTACTGCCGACTGGCAGCAACCCTTTCGCTTCCACGGCCAGGTGCTGGGGCTGGAGGCCGAGGCCGAGGCGGTGCTAGAGCAGTATCGGCAGCGTGTAGAGACCTTGAGCAACCAACGGGGAAACCCGCCTATGCAGGTTTCTCTGGTGCGGGTGATGGCCCAGTCGGGTCAGATTGGGCTATATCTAAAGAACTGCTTTGGCGGCTCTATTTTGGCCGATATCGGCTTTGAGCGCCCCCCTGCTCAAGATGAAGGCACCCCAGATCAGCCGCCGTTTACCAAACTGATTAGCCGCGAGGCCATGACCCAGGCCGATGGCGATGTGATCTTGCTCTCCACCTTTGGTGCGACCCCAGAGATTGCCGCCGAGGCCGAGGCCGAACTAGAGCGATTGAAAACCGATCCCCTTTGGCAGTCACTCAAGGCCGTGCAGCAAAACCAGGTGTATTTGATAGGTCACTACTGGGGGGCGGGCAACAGCCCCTTAGCTGCGGAGTGGGTGCTCGACGACGTGGAGCAGTATTTGCTGCAATCTTCCGACCAGGAGGCATAAAACTCTTAGCTGGAAGGCTTTATTATTCGGACTCTGTTGTAGGGCAGCACTATTGGTCGCCTGATAATGGGCAACATGACCGCCCAGTGTGGGCCAGAGCGTTGGCCGATCGCGTTTACCCCCAGGCTGAAGGGAGAAATAGCTAAATCAATATCCAACCAAGGGCCAAGACCGGCCTAGAAACTAGCTCAGATTCTGATACATTTGAGAACTACTCTCATTAGAACCTGCGGCAAGATATTCCTTGCGTGCTTCTGCGCCATGGCTATTACCCTCTCCAGCACCGACTACGACGAACTCTGGCAAGCCGCCAATCCCCACCGGGGAGAGAGCGATCGCGAAGATTTAGCCGAAGTGCGAGAGATCGTGCCGCCGCGTCTGGGGCAGGGCTATGTGCAGCAGATTCAACTGCGGGGTATTGGTCTGAGCCTGTTCGACTACCACCTGCATGAGGATGTATGCCTGATCTCGGCAACGGACAGCCCAGACAGCTACGAGGTGGGCTTTAACCTCTCCGGCAACCGCAGCGGCAAGCGCACGGGGGAGAACTTTTTGGAGTGGGGCACGCGCCCCGTTGAGCCACCCCGGCGGCAACTGGACTATGCCAATGACCCCGTACTCAAAGTCGATTTGCACATTGATCCTGACCACGAGATTGGGCAACTGCTGGCCCATGGCATTGCAAATCTGTCCCCACCTAGCCAACCAGTGGATGCGGGTAGTGCCCCCTGGGTGAATGATATCAATGTGATTACTCCGGCCATGCGGCTCGTGCTAGAGCAACTCTGGCGCTGCCCGTTTCAGGGCCAGACCCGGCGCATTTTTTTGGAGGCCAAATGTCTGGAGCTAATTGCCCTGAAGCTAGAGCAGTTGAGCACCGCATCGTCCCAAACCAAAGAGTTAAGGCCCCTCAGTGCCGACGATCGCGATCGCATCTACGCCGCCCAGAAAATTCTCATCGACCAGCTAGACAATCCACCCACCCTGCTTGAGCTGGCCCGACGGGTTAACCTCAATGACTACAAGCTCAAGGTGGGCTTTAAGCAGGTGTTTGGTACCACGGTGTTTGGCTACCTGCACCAGCACCGCATGGAAACGGCCCGCCACCTGCTCCACAGCCGCCGCTTCAACGTGAAAGAAGTGGCCCAATCCGTAGGCTACGCCAACCAGAGCCGCTTCGCCGCCGCCTTTCGCAAGCAGTTTGGCGTCAACCCGAAGGCCTATAGCCGGAGTTGAAAAATCCGCCTGAGGCCCAAAACGATCCGCCTTAGGGCGATCGCGCTCCCCCTTTACCGATATGTTCTTGAGAATAGTTCCTAGCAAATGATGGGCATGCCATTCCTTTGCTGCATTCGGTATGAGGAGAGACAGACAATGGGTTCACGACAGGTTCAGCGACCGGATCGTCGGATGCTGGTGAGATTGATGGCGGGTGGTGCGATCGCGCTGCCGTTTTGGGCCAATAGTGCGATCGCGGCGAGTCTGCTCCCCAGCGAGCCGCCGCCAGCGGCAGGCTTGGAGATGGCCCAGCAAGGGGCGACCCCGATTCAAATTACGGCGGTACGCCTTGAGTCTACGGAGGCTGGGGTTGAGGTGGTGTTAGAGACGGCGGCGGGGGAGTTGTCGACGCCCACCACTACTACTGCCGGGAATGCGCTGCTGGTCGAAATTCCCAATGCGGTGCTGCAATTGCCCGGTGGAGAGGCCTTTGAGCAGTTTGGCCCGGCGGCAGGCATTGCCCTGGTCAGCGTCACTGCCCTGCCCGACAATCGGGTACAGGTGGCGATTACGGGCACCGATGGGCCGCCTACGGTGGCGACCCGCGCCACGGCGGCGGGGCTGACTTTGACCCTACAGCTCGGTACAGCTGGCTCGACGGCAGCAACCGACCAGGGACTACAGATCGTCGTCAGCGCGACGCGAACAGAAGAAGACCTTCAGGACTTACCGCGATCGGTGACGGTGCTCACCCGTGACGACATCGAGCAGCAGTCGGCCCTGACCTCTGACTTTCGCGATATTTTAGGCAACTTGGTGCCAGGGTTTGGGCCGCCGCCGAGTGTGGCTACGCCCCGGTCAATTGTGCAAAACCTGCGGGGGCGCAGCACTACCATTCTGTTTAATGGCATTCCCCTGACCTCAAACTATGGGCTCGATCGCGAGCTGCGCGCCCTCGACCCCAGCACCGTAGAGCGAGTGGAGGTGGTGCGCGGCCCCACGGCGGTATACGGCAGCCAGGCCACCGGGGGGGTGATCAATATCATCACCCGCGCCCCGGCCAACACCCCGATGCAGGTGACGATCGCTCCCGAGATCGACGGCAGTTTTCGCAACCTGGGCGACAGCTTTGGCCATGGCTTGCAGCTGGGGGTGTCGGGCGACGACGGCGAGGTGGACTATGTGTTTTCGCTGCGGCGGCAGCAGACCGGAGCCGCTTTCGATGCCGAGGGCGATCGCATTCCCGAGACCAGCGGCGGCGGCGTGATCGACGCCACATCCTACGCCTTTTTAGGCTCCATGGGCTACCGCTTCGCCACCGATCAACATCTACGGTTGACCCTCAGCTTCTACGATGGCCGCCAAGACACAGCGTTTTTGTCCGATCCGGCGGTGAATCAGGAACCGGGCGTGCAAAAGGCCCGTCCGCTGGCGGTCAACCTGGGGCGAGAGGGCACCGATCTGGCGGGCGATCGCAGCTTGACCGCCGGGCTAAGCTACAGCCACGACAACCTCTGGGGCAGCCGTCTCCAGGCCAACCTCTACTACCGCGACTACACCTCCATCGTCGGCTTTAGCGACTTTCGAGGCGGTTTCTTTGACGTGATTGGCCGTCAGCGGGCCACGGGCGACAAGTGGGGTGCCCAGGTGCAGGTCGAAACGCCCCTCTGGGATGCCGGTGCCGCCAGCCTGCTGTGGGGGGTGGATTATGTGGATGAGAGCAACGTTGCCCCCTTTGAAATTTTTGACCCGGTGGCCTTTGATACCCGCAATACGTTGCAAAAGGTGGGCGATCGCACCTTTGTGCCCCCCTACGGCCTAGAGCAATTGGGCCTGTTTGCCCAGGTGCAGTGGGATGTCAGCGATCGCCTTCGGCTGAGCGGGGGCCTGCGCCACGAGCGCATTGGCCTGCGGGTCAACGACTACGCCACGTTCTTTGGCGATGCCATTACCGGCGGCAATCAGAATTTTGATGCCACGGTGTTCAACCTGGGCACCAGCTACGATATCACCCCCGAACTCACCGCCTTTGCCAGCTTTGCCCAGGGCTTTTCGGTCCCCACCTTTGGCGGAGTGCTGCGCAGCCCACCCGCTGGGTTTGTCAATGTGGGCGATAGCCTGCGTCTGACCGAACCGGTGACGGTAAACAACTACGAAATTGGCCTGCGAGGCAACTGGCCTGGTGTGCAGACCTCCCTAGCCGCTTTCTACAACACCTCTGCCCTGGGCGAAGACTATGCCTTTGTCGGCGGCGTTTCCCAACTGGTGCGTGCTCCGGAGCGCATTTATGGGGTAGAGGCCACGGTAGATTGGCAACTAGCGAATACCTGGAGCCTAGGGGGCACCCTGGGCTGGACGGAGGGGGAAAACGACGAAAATGATA
Above is a genomic segment from Nodosilinea sp. E11 containing:
- a CDS encoding TonB-dependent receptor domain-containing protein, with the protein product MGSRQVQRPDRRMLVRLMAGGAIALPFWANSAIAASLLPSEPPPAAGLEMAQQGATPIQITAVRLESTEAGVEVVLETAAGELSTPTTTTAGNALLVEIPNAVLQLPGGEAFEQFGPAAGIALVSVTALPDNRVQVAITGTDGPPTVATRATAAGLTLTLQLGTAGSTAATDQGLQIVVSATRTEEDLQDLPRSVTVLTRDDIEQQSALTSDFRDILGNLVPGFGPPPSVATPRSIVQNLRGRSTTILFNGIPLTSNYGLDRELRALDPSTVERVEVVRGPTAVYGSQATGGVINIITRAPANTPMQVTIAPEIDGSFRNLGDSFGHGLQLGVSGDDGEVDYVFSLRRQQTGAAFDAEGDRIPETSGGGVIDATSYAFLGSMGYRFATDQHLRLTLSFYDGRQDTAFLSDPAVNQEPGVQKARPLAVNLGREGTDLAGDRSLTAGLSYSHDNLWGSRLQANLYYRDYTSIVGFSDFRGGFFDVIGRQRATGDKWGAQVQVETPLWDAGAASLLWGVDYVDESNVAPFEIFDPVAFDTRNTLQKVGDRTFVPPYGLEQLGLFAQVQWDVSDRLRLSGGLRHERIGLRVNDYATFFGDAITGGNQNFDATVFNLGTSYDITPELTAFASFAQGFSVPTFGGVLRSPPAGFVNVGDSLRLTEPVTVNNYEIGLRGNWPGVQTSLAAFYNTSALGEDYAFVGGVSQLVRAPERIYGVEATVDWQLANTWSLGGTLGWTEGENDENDTGDYLPISTFRIQPLKLTAYLENETLPGWRNRIQALYSGSRDRAFSQGVDDVGITDYFVVDLVSQVAVGPGTLQVGVQNLFNTQYFPAQSQFLRGFNETFNAAGSGRTFRVGYRVQF